Proteins encoded by one window of Vanacampus margaritifer isolate UIUO_Vmar chromosome 17, RoL_Vmar_1.0, whole genome shotgun sequence:
- the arl4ab gene encoding ADP-ribosylation factor-like 4ab, which produces MGNGLSESTCLQSFQPLHIVILGLDCAGKTTVLYRLRFNEFVNTVPTKGFNTEKVKVSLGDSQRTASFHFWDVGGQEKLRPLWRSYTRCADGIVFVVDSVDAERIEEAKTELHKITRLVENQGVPVLVVANKQDLRNSLSMTEMENMLALGELSAATPWHLQPACAIIGEGLLEGLGKLHAMITKRRKMLRQQKKKKKKR; this is translated from the coding sequence ATGGGGAATGGATTATCCGAATCCACCTGCCTCCAGTCTTTCCAGCCTCTACACATTGTCATTCTTGGCTTGGATTGTGCCGGTAAGACCACAGTGCTCTATCGGCTGCGATTCAATGAGTTTGTCAACACCGTCCCAACAAAGGGCTTCAACACAGAAAAGGTGAAAGTGTCACTTGGAGATAGCCAGCGGACAGCGTCCTTTCACTTCTGGGACGTGGGAGGTCAAGAGAAGCTGCGACCTCTGTGGCGTTCATACACCCGCTGCGCCGACGGCATCGTGTTTGTGGTGGACTCTGTGGACGCCGAGCGCATCGAGGAGGCTAAAACGGAACTGCACAAGATCACCCGGTTGGTAGAGAACCAAGGAGTTCCCGTGCTGGTGGTGGCCAATAAACAGGACTTGAGGAACTCGCTGAGCATGACCGAGATGGAGAACATGTTGGCCCTCGGGGAGCTTAGCGCGGCCACACCCTGGCACCTGCAGCCGGCTTGCGCCATCATCGGCGAGGGCCTGCTGGAAGGCCTCGGGAAACTGCACGCCATGATCACAAAGAGGCGGAAGATGTTGCGAcaacagaagaaaaagaaaaagaagagatgA